ATTCATGTAGAAGTTTCACTTCCGTCATCTAACATATTTTAAAAGTCTCCTTTTTAAAGTCAGAGTTGTGAGGTACTCACTTCTTGCATTTCTCACAGCTGTACATGTTGTCTCCTTTCAGCTCGTCCCGGGCAAAGAAGGCAGCCAGACAGTCCTGTAGGGTCACCACAGGTCCCCAGAACCAGCTGGAACACATCATCACAGTTTAACCATTAACAGAATAGACAACTGACAGAACTTATCAGCTTTAACCAAGGAATATCCTTCTTTTTCTGGTCGAGTCACATGCTCAGGAAAAACTGTTGACCCCTATATGTTGACCCCTATACTACACACTTGTGTCAGCAGACTATCCCCTATGACCTATAACCCCTATACGTTGACCCCTATACTACACACTTGTGTCAGCAGACTATCCCCTATGACCTATAACCCCTATACGTTGACCCCTATACGTTGACCCCTATACTACACACTTGTGTCAGCAGACTATCCCCTATGAGCTATAACCCCTATACGTTGACCCCTATACGTTGACCCCCACTCAACACACTCtgggctctattttcggctggcgtTAAGGTGGAGCTAGTGTCAAATGCTCTTTGGCAATTTCAACTTGTAAAAGCCAGCGCTCTGCTTTTCTCAAACCCTAGCGACAGGGCtggtaatttacctgtcttataATCAGCTCGCTagcgctgagacaggaggggtggaaatattttAGGTGTCCTCACAAACGTGCTCCAATGTGCCAATTTCAAGCAACTCTACTGGTGATATTTAAGACTCACTAAATGCTGGTCTTAGCGGTAACGCAAATCGGTTATGGCACCAATTAGTCAGTGGCGGCGCAcagtattttatttaacatttaattaacctttatttaactaggcaagtcagttaagaacaaatcttaatttacaatgacggcctgccccggccaaacctggacgacgctgagtTAATTGTGCTCCGCGCTACGggaatcccaatcacggctggttgtgatacagcctggaatcgaaccagggtctgtagtgacacctctaacactgagatgctgcgccacttgggagcctaaTCAGTAGTCTATAAACAATGTTTATTTCAAATATCACGAGCAGCAAAACAGTCAGACATTCCCCCTTTTTTCTTTATATTGGACATTATTTTTTGTTCTTACAGCTTCTGTGAAAAATGTGGACTTATTTGGCCTATGTGCGATGCCCACTGAACGAAAGGAGTCAGTGACTGTAGGAAGTCTGTTGAGGAACATCAAGTTATTACAAAATTTCCTTTATCCTTGTACACTTTCATCTGTTGGACCCGACTGTCAAATAGCGGGGAATCCGGATcgctgtccttggtgctgaaCCCGTTTGTAGCCTAGACtagacagtggaggctgctgaggggaggacggctcataataaggtctggaacggagcgaatggaatggcatcaaacacctggaaaccatggaaaccatgtgtttgatgtatctgACACCATTCCgcttcagccattaccacgaacccgtcctccccaattaaagtgccaccaacctcctatgcTATACTATTAGCCTGATCATGTGTTTACCTTTCACATGGCAAAGTCACTAACATAATTCCTTTCACACTAACAAAGTCACCATATCAGGCGATGGTAGGCTAATCTTATTTTAATGTTTTGGGCAATGTCCAATTGTCCATGGCTTGAACATGCAGTGTATTTTCTAAAATGCGAATGTGTATAAAACTAATATTTCCATGTTAAAGCCAATAACATAAAACAGTTCACTGGCTACATGGTTGTTAAAGCGAGGCCTATTGTAGGGTGAGTGAATAGCATTTAATAAACTATATTCAGTGATCAGGATTAAACATCCATGCCTCCTGCCACAGCCCTTAGACCAACTTGGGGACACCGCCTTATCCTCACGGAACGAGACATGGCATTTATCATATCATGTTCCTGACCCCATCCTATGTAGAAAAAAATATAGTTGTTGGTTTCAAAACATTTAATGatttttaaatcaaattaatCAACAAAAAACGATCAAAACGTATTAAAAAAGGTTCATGGTGACAACGTACATGGCTAAATTTTATCTGCCGTTTCTGGACAAGTGCAAATCTGGTCAGTAAGATGGTTCCATGATCTTTATGAAATATGATATTTGCGAGCAGTAGAATGGTGAGTGGACCCTCTTTCTCTATAGATCTTTATCCAGCTCCTGGGAACAGGTGGGACGTGTGTAAAACCCTCCACAGTCAGAGTTGCCTCGTCTGTATTTTACGCCCACGGGGACCAATGATGGTGCCTGGAACTGTCTATTTAAAACAAACCATTTCATTTTTAGTAGTTATCCTGCTGAAtggggaattcatctcccagtgtctggtggaaagcagactgaaccaggttttcctctaggattttgcctgtgttttaggttattgtcctgctgaaaggtgaattcatctcccagtgtctggtagaaagcagactgaaccaggttttcctctaggattgtgcctgtgcttagcgccattccATTTCCTatttaatcctgaaaaactccagtcattaacaattacaagcatgcccataaTTATTTtgattacctttatttaactaggcaagtcagttaaaaacaaatttttattttcaatgacggcctactggggaacagtgggttaactgccttgttcaggggcagttcggtgtctagtccaacactctaaccactaggctacctgccgccctaatgatgcatgatgcagcaaccactaTGCTTGAGAGTCGTATGCCTTGTGTTGGATATTggaaacataacactttctattcaagacaaaaagtgaatagatgtcaattttttttgcagttatattttagtaccttgttgcaaacaggaagcatgttttggaattttccttcttttcactctgtcatttaggttagtattgtggagtaactacaatgttgttgatccatcctcagttttctcctatcacagccattaaactctgttttaaagtcaccattggcctcatggtgaaatccctgagctgtttcctttctctccggcaactaagttaggaagaacgcctgtatctttgtagtgactgggtatattgatacaccatccaaaaagtgtaattaataacttcaccacgctcaaagggatattcaatgtcatatgttttattttgtatgtacTCATCTACCAAAAGGTAcccttctttgtgaggtattggaaaacctccctggccgttgtggttcaatctgtgtttgaaattcactgtttgactgaTGTACCTTACATATACAGTAATTGTATCGGGTATATATGTATTGTATATGCATAGAGAGAGATCAGATGAACGCTGAAATAATCTAAATTACACATCAATACTTACAAGAAAATGCAAGCAGAACAAACCCTGTCATAGAAAACCCATTCAATCACTAATGTGTATCAGGATTGTACAGATGAGGCATAGGAAGGGCGAGCTCACTTGTTTCTTCACAACGTTTATAAGGTAAAGAATATAAGGCCATGCAGAATGGTCCATTCCTCTAACAggaagggggaacagagggtcCATCCTCTATGAGGACAGGGGGACAGAGGGTCCATCCCTCTACAGGGACAGGGGACAGAGGGTCCATCCTCTACgggacagggggacagagggTCCCATCCTCTACGGGACAGGGGGACAGAGGTCCATCCTCTACGGGAGCGGGGCAGAGGGTCCATCCTCTAGCGGGACAGAGGGGACAGAGGGTCCATCCTCTACAGGACAGGGGGACAGAGGGTCCATCCTCTTAGAACATCCTAACAGGACAGGGGTCAGGAGGGTCCATCCTCTAACAGGACAGGGGGACAGAGGTCCATTCCTCTACAGGACAGGGGGATCAGAGGGTCCATCCTCTACAGGGACAGGGGGGACAGAGGGCCATCCTCTACAGGACAGGGGGACAGAGGGTCCATCTCCTAAGGGGAGTGACAGGGGACAGAGGGTCCATCCTCTACgggacagggggacagagggTCATCTCTACGGGACAGGGGACAGAGGGTCCATCCTCTACGGGACAGGGGACGAGGGTCCATCCTTCGTACGACAGGGGGACAGAGGGTCCATCCTCTACAGGACAGGGGGACAGTAGGGCCATCCTCTAGAGACAGGGGGACAGAGGGTCCATCCTCTAGGCGGAGCAGGAGGGCATCCTGTAAAGGACAGGGGGACCAGAGGGTCCATCCTCTACAGGACAAGGGGGTTCCATCCTCTAgggacagggggacagaggggTCCATCCTCTACAGGACAGGGGTCAGAGGGGTCCATCCTCTACAGGACAGGGGACTAGAGGGTCCATCCTCTACAGGACAGGGGATCCAGAGGGTCCATCCTCTacaggacagggggagagggtcCATCCTCTACAGGACAGGGGGCAGAGGGTCCATCCTCTACAGAAGGGACAGAGGGTCCATCCTCTACAGGACAGGGGGCCAGAGGGTCCATCCTCTACAGGACAGGGGGCCAGAGGGTCCATCCTCGCTACAggacagggggacagagggaCCATCCTCTAGAGGACAGGGGACAGAGGGTCCATCCTCTACGTTGAGACAGGACAGGGGACAGAGGGTCCATCCCTACAGGACAGGGGGACGGGGTCCATCCTCTACAGAGGACAGGGGACAGAGGTCCATCCTCTACAGGACAGGGGGACAGAGGGTCATCCTCGACAGACAGGGGGACAGAGGGTCCATCCTCTACAGGACAGGGGACAGAGGGTCCATCCCTCTACAGGACAGGGGGACAGAGGGTCATCCTCTACAGGACAGGGGGACAGAGGGTCCATCCTCTACAGGACAGGGGGTCAGAGGGCCATCCTCTACAGGACAGGGGGTCCAGAGGGTCATCCTCTACAGGACAGGGGCAGAGGGTCCATCCTCTACAGGACAGGGGGAAGAGGGTCCATCTCTACAGGACAGGGGACAGAGGCCATCCTCTCGGACAGGGGACAGAGGGTCCATCCTCTACGAGGACAGGGGGACAGAGGGCCATCCTCTACAGGACAGGGGAGAGGGTCCATCCTCCTACGCAGGGGACAGAGGGACGCATCCTCTAGAGGACAGGGGGACAGAGGGTCCATCCTCTAACAGGAACAGGGGTCCATCCTCTAGAGGACAGGGGGACAGAGGGTCCATCCTCTACAGGACAGGGGCAGAGGGTCCATCCTCTACAGGACAGGGGGACAGAGGGTCCATCCTCTACAGGACAGGGGACAGAGGGTCCATCCTCTTACAGGACAGGGGGACAGAGGGTCCATCCTCTACAGGAACAGGGGACAGAGGGTCCATCCTCGTTACACAGGACATGGGGGCAGAGGTGTCCATCCTCTATACAGGACAGGGGGACAGAGGGTCCATCCTCAACAgggacagggggacagagggTCCTATCCTCTACAGGGAACAGGGGGACAGAGGTCCATCCTCTACgggacagggggacagagggTCCATCCTCAACAGGACAGGGGGACAGAGGGTCCATCCTCTACAGGACAGGGGGACAGAGGGTACATCCTCTAGAGGACAGGGGGACAGAGGTCCATCCTCTAGAGACAGGGGGACAGAGGGCCATCCTCTAAGGACAGGGGACAGAGGGTCCATCCTCTACGGACAGGGGGACAGAAGGTCCATCCTCTACAGGACAGGGGTCCATCCTCCAGATGCAGGGGACAGAGGGTCCATCCTCTACCGTGACAGGGGATCAGAGGGTCCATTCCTCTACAGGACAGGGGGCAGATGGGTCCATCCTCTACAGGACAGGGGACAGAGGGTCCATCCTCTACAGGACAGGGGGACCAGAGGGTCCATCCTCTACAGGACAGGGGAACAGGAGGGTCCATCCTCTAACGGACAGGGGGACAGAGGGTCATCCTCTACAGGACAGGGGAACAGAGGGTCCCATCCCCTTATCAGGACAGGNNNNNNNNNNNNNNNNNNNNNNNNNNNNNNNNNNNNNNNNNNNNNNNNNNNNNNNNNNNNNNNNNNNNNNNNNNNNNNNNNNNNNNNNNNNNNNNNNNNNNNNNNNNNNNNNNNNNNNNNNNNNNNNNNNNNNNNNNNNNNNNNNNNNNNNNNNNNNNNNNNNNNNNNNNNNNNNNNNNNNNNNNNNNNNNNNNNNNNNNNNNNNNNNNNNNNNNNNNNNNNNNNNNNNNNNNNNNNNNNNNNNNNNNNNNNNNNNNNNNNNNNNNNNNNNNNNNNNNNNNNNNNNNNNNNNNNNNNNNNNNNNNNNNNNNNNNNNNNNNNNNNNNNNNNNNNNNNNNNNNNNNNNNNNNNNNNNNNNNNNNNNNNNNNNNNNNNNNNNNNNNNNNNNNNNNNNNNNNNNNNNNNNNNNNNNNNNNNNNNNNNNNNNNNNNNNNNNNNNNNNNNNNNNNNNNNNNNNNNNNNNNNNNNNNNNNNNNNNNNNNNNNNNNNNNNNNNNNNNNNNNNNNNNNNNNNNNNNNNNNNNNNNNNNNNNNNNNNNNNNNNNNNNNNNNNNNNNNNNNNNNNNNNNNNNNNNNNNNNNNNNNNNNNNNNNNNNNNNNNNNNNNNNNNNNNNNNNNNNNNNNNNNNNNNNNNNNNNNNNNNNNNNNNNNNNNNNNNNNNNNNNNNNNNNNNNNNNNNNNNNNNNNNNNNNNNNNNNNNNNNNNNNNNNNNNNNNNNNNNNNNNNNNNNNNNNNNNNNNNNNNNCAGGACAGGGGGACAGAGGGTCCATCCTCTACAGGACAGGGGGACAGAGGGTCCATCCTCTACAGGACAGGGGGACAGAGGGTCCATCCTCTACAGGACAGGGGGACAGAGGGTCCATCCTCTACgggacagggggacagagggTTAAGGTCTATTCCATGATAATTATGCCCCATTGCCTGGCTACACAGACAGTTTCTTCTCACCAATAAGTCTGGAACGGAGTAGCTCCTCGACCCTTCACCGAATGACAACACATTTGGGGCCGTCTAATTGGTCCAGAGTCAGGACACACGTGGGTAATGTGGCGGTGTGAAAATGTgtaattggctttgatactctgattggttagagacaatCCAATCGCTGGTAAAACGCCCCTCGACACCACAAATGACTTGAATAATTGCCGTCTCAGACTAAAGTCTGTAGCGAACAACAGAGCAGCGGGGGAATGCAGAGTCGTCAGGCTAAGTGCTCAACAAGACGGCTAGACAAACTACTCACCCTATCGCAGGTCAGACACTGCACTGAGCTGACAATGGTCCCATCAAACACGTCTGATATCACACTACGGTACTTCTTCTGGCGCTTGCTCTTCGGTGAGGAAAACGAGGTCACTGCAGAGGTAGAGCgagaggcaaagcgagagagagagtcaggctACACATACAGTAATTCTTTCCATTGTCTACAGTCCTACTGTAGTGTCTTGCTCACTACATTACTACTGCAGTGTCTTTCTGCCTACATTACCACTGCAGTGTCTTGCTGCCTACATTCCTACTGCAGTGTCTTGCTCACTACATTACTACTGCAGTGTCTTTCTGCCTACATTACCACTGCAGTGTCTTGCTGCCTACATTACTACTGCAGTGTCTTTCTGCCTACATTACCACTGCAGTGTCTTACTGCCTACATTACCACTGCAGTGTCTTTCTGCCTACATTACCACTGCAGTGTCTTTCTGCCTACATTACTACTTTCTCTCTACATTACTACTGAATTGTCCCCAGAGAGATATTCTATGTGCTACATAGTACATACTTTTCAGATGGCTGGAGGAGATTCCTGGCCAGACACAGTTGTTCTTGGGTGGACTGGAGGACATCTTGGTGAAGGAGTGTCCTTCCATGGGGACTGGAGTCTGGGGTCGGGTGCTGCTGGAGACCACCTCGGGGAATGAGTCTGGAGCgaagggtgagaggaagagactAGGGATGTTAACCTCCTCTtaaggggtcagattttttaaataacgttcaaggtaaacggactatctctcaggtccagatcgtagaatatgcatataatttacagattaggatagaaaacactccaaagtttccaaaactttcaaaatattgtctgtgagtataacaaaactgattctgcaggcgaaaacctgagaaaatctaacctgGAAGtgataaaaaaatttaaaaaaaggtatctgtgtttcctggaccgtctttcttccatttaaaggggtatcaaccagattccttttccaatggcttttattttgaaaaatgagcgagatttttcaaaagtagtcaggtgtcctctgaatagttcctgcacACGAgagaggtagctctccattttctttttctctcttattgaataggttacggtacggtcgaaatattatcgattatgtttgttaaaaacaacctgaggattgattataaaaaaacatttgacatgtttctacgaacattacggatacattttggaatttgtcgagcggaacgaggctttggttttctgaacataacgcgcaacccaaatggcgtttttttgttataaaagtaatatttatcgaacaaaaagaacatttgttgtgtaaccgagagtctcgtgagtgcaaacatccgaagattatcaaaggtaagcgattaatttgattgcttttctgactttcgtgaccatgctaatttggggctagctgttgtagcattgattgatacactcacaaaagcttggatttctttcgctgtaaagcatattttcaaaatctgacacgataggtggattaacgacaagctaagctgtgttttggtatatttcacttgtgattgcatgattataaatatttttagtaatatttttgaatttggcgccctgcaattctagcggttgtttaggaaagtgatcccgctaacgggattcgtagcgcagagaagttaaaggttAACCGTTAAAAAAAACYGCTAGCCGGCGAAAATACATTTAACCGGTCAAGCTTATCGGACTATAGGTACATTTGCATAGAGGACTAAATTGTCACGTGTGTTTTTTGATGAGTCgtcatgtatcttatttatcacaagTTTAGTTTGAGTGGAATATCAAATCACCTGTTGGATGGACGACAGCTCCTCAaaacggcaggtagcctcgtggttagagcgttagaKtagtaaccgaaaagttgctggatcgaatcccccgagctgacaaagtaaaactCTGTCTttcagcccctgaacaagacagttaacccactgttccccagtaggccgtcattgtaaataagaatttgtttttaactggacttgcctagtaaaataaagttttttttttaaatgtcagctACTTGGTCCTTCCGGACTGAAATACAGCGTAACAATTCTAAATCCAATCGCATGTTAAAAACCAAGTTGTGTTTAACTAAGAGGAATAGTTTATTTCTGAAGTCTTAATTGAAGCGTGCCTCCCAGTCGACCACTGGGGTGCACAGGCAACGGCAGGCGCCACGCYccactttgcaatgagctggaggtaATACGCATTTGAAAACATAATACTCAAAtcgtttgaaacctgaacgttttacttcatattaccAGGCATGTCTTGCCTTGCTTCATAGTAGCCTGGACAAAATACAACCGTGGAAACTGAGGCAATTATTATAGAACCACTTCCATATGCTCCAATGGaaccagcatttctctcctgttctattggttttcatatcaactttattTTGTTGTCCAGAAGATAAAAGGCACCATCCCGGTCGTATTATCACAACCCATCCCGGTCGTATTATCACAACCCATCCCGGTCGTATTATCACAACCCATCCCGGTCGTATTATCACAACCCATCCCGGTCGTATTATCAACCCATCCCGGTTATATTATCAACCCTATTATTAACACAATCCTGAGGTAACAGACAGGCTCAGCGGGCTAACACAATAACtgaggtagacagacaggctcCGCGGGCTAACACAATACTGAAGGGTAGACCGACAGGCTCAGCCGGGCCTAACACAAAGACTGaaggtagacagacaggcctcACGGGCTAACACAATACGAGGTAGACTCAGACAGGCTCAAGCGGCTATACACAATACTGAGCGTAGACAGACAGGCTCAGCGGGCTAACAACAATACTGAGGTCGACAGAACAGGCTCAGCGGGCCTAAACACAATACTGTAAGGTAGACAACAGGCTCAGCGGGCTCACACATACtgaggtagacagacaggctcAGCGGGCTAACGACAAATGAGGTAGACCAGACAGGCTCAGCGGGCTTAACACAAAATACGAGCGTAGATCAGACACGGCTCAGCGGCTAACACAATGACGGAGGTAAGAGACAGGCTCAGCGGGCTAACACAATTACtgaggtagacagacaggcctcAGGCCGGGCCTAACACAATATGAGGTAGACAGACAGCTCAGCGGGCCTAACACACTACTGAGGCTAGACAAGACAGGCTTCAGCGGCTAACACAATAGCTGAAGGTAGACAGACAGGCTCAGCGCGGCTAACAGAATTACtgaggtagacagacaggctcAGCGGGCTAAAGAAATACTGAGGTAGACAGACATGCTTCAAGCGGGCTCAACAACATACTGAGGTAGACGACAGGCTCAGAGGGCCTAACAGAAATACtgaggtagacagacaggcctcAGCGGGCTAACACAATACTGAGGTACACAGACAGTGTTGAGGTACACAGACAGGCTCAGCTAGACTGATGTGATGGTTTGAACCTACTTGATCCATCCATCCAGTCGTTCATAATTAAATAATCCAAGGTGTACCTACCAGCCATGTTTCCTTGTATCTGGACCTTGATGGCCCCCTGGCTGCTGATGATGGGCACGGCCTCGGAAGTGGTATCCACGTCTTTATATAGGTCTCCCCCTGACGACCCTGCGCCCCCTGACCCCCGATAGAGGTTGTTGATCAGGTTCTTCTCCTTCTGCCACTCCCTATTGGTCTGACGCGAGGAGTGGGAGGAGTCAGGTCCATCAGGGATCAGCATCTCTGCCTCGTTAGACTCCTCCCCCGACGGCGCCGCCGACCGACCATCCCCGCTCCCGCCTTTGTTGTCCGCCCGCTCGCTGCTGCCGCAAGACTCGCACGACTGGAAGTCGCCGTCAGATTGGCTGCGGCTGTCGTCGTCGGGGCAGTCGTCCATGGCGATGGCGTGCGAGTGTTGGTCGTTGTCGGGGGGCTCGGTCAGTGGCTCCTTCAGCTCCTCGTGGAGCTGYTCCATCAGACAGCGCAGGAACTCCTGAGAGTCCTGATGTAGACATAGATCACATAGAATATACTgtcatacatatacacactgcATCAGACAGCGCAGGAACTCCTGAGAGTCCTGATGGAAACATTATAGGTTTATAGTTATAATATGGTTCTAGTCCTAATGGAAACATAGGTTTATAGTTATAATATGGTTCTAGTCCTAATGGAAACATTATAGGTTTATAGTTATAATATGGTTCTAGTCCTAATGGAAACGTTATAGGTTTATAGTATAGTTATAATATGGTTCTAGTCCTAATGGAAACATTATAGGTTTATAGTATAGTGATGTGGTCCTGATGGAAACGGATATTAAAAGATGTCCacaatgtaaaagtggaattatgtttatatttcattttttccaaatcgataaaaaaagaaaaaagaaatttcttgaatcaataagtattcaacccctttgttatgacaagcc
This genomic window from Salvelinus sp. IW2-2015 unplaced genomic scaffold, ASM291031v2 Un_scaffold3044, whole genome shotgun sequence contains:
- the LOC139025669 gene encoding S-antigen protein-like; this encodes MAKFYLPFLDKCKSGRGNRGSILYEDRGTEGPSLYRDRGQRVHPLRDRGTEGPILYGTGGQRSILYGSGAEGPSSSGTEGTEGPSSTGQGDRGSILLEHPNRTGVRRVHPLTGQGDRGPFLYRTGGSEGPSSTGTGGTEGHPLQDRGTEGPSPKGSDRGQRVHPLRDRGTEGHLYGTGDRGSILYGTGDEGPSFVRQGDRGSILYRTGGQDRGTEGSILYRTGVRGVHPLQDRGLEGPSSTGQGIQRVHPLQDRGRGSILYRTGGRGSILYRRDRGSILYRTGGQRVHPLQDRGPEGPSSLQDRGTEGPSSRGQGTEGPSSTLRQDRGQRVHPYRTGGRGPSSTEDRGQRSILYRTGGQRVILDRQGDRGSILYRTGDRGSIPLQDRGTEGHPLQDRGTEGPSSTGQGVRGPSSTGQGVQRVILYRTGAEGPSSTGQGEEGPSLQDRGQRPSSRTGDRGSILYEDRGTEGHPLQDRGEGPSSYAGDRGTHPLEDRGTEGPSSNRNRGPSSRGQGDRGSILYRTGAEGPSSTGQGDRGSILYRTGDRGSILLQDRGTEGPSSTGTGDRGSILVTQDMGAEVSILYTGQGDRGSILNRDRGTEGPILYREQGDRGPSSTGQGDRGSILNRTGGQRVHPLQDRGTEGTSSRGQGDRGPSSRDRGTEGHPLRTGDRGSILYGQGDRRSILYRTGVHPPDAGDRGSILYRDRGSEGPFLYRTGGRWVHPLQDRGQRVHPLQDRGTRGSILYRTGEQEGPSSNGQGDRGTGGQRVHPLQDRGTEGPSSTGQGDRGSILYRTGGQRVHPLRDRGTEG